The proteins below come from a single Mycolicibacterium sp. TY81 genomic window:
- a CDS encoding oxidoreductase — translation MSEWTAADLPSFAGRTVIVTGANSGLGEITARELARVGAKVILACRNTAKGDAAAAGMTGDVEVRPLDLQSLASVRKFAAGVDKVDVLINNAGIMAVPFAVTEDGFESQIGTNHLGHFALTNLLLPKITDRVVTVSSELHLLGYISLKDLNWKSRPYSAWLAYGQSKLANLLFTKDLQRRLSVAGSPVRALTAHPGYSATNLQGHTGNEFGDKFWLAANKIATPAAFGARQTLFAASQDLPGNTFVGPKFGFRGPTGPTQLIKPAARSARTATALWDLSAQLTTTEFPL, via the coding sequence CATCGTCACCGGCGCCAACAGTGGCCTCGGCGAGATCACCGCCCGTGAACTGGCCCGTGTGGGCGCCAAGGTCATCCTCGCCTGCCGCAACACCGCCAAGGGCGACGCCGCGGCCGCGGGCATGACGGGCGACGTCGAGGTTCGGCCCCTGGATCTGCAGAGCCTGGCCTCGGTGCGGAAGTTCGCCGCCGGTGTCGACAAGGTCGACGTCCTGATCAACAACGCAGGCATCATGGCGGTGCCCTTCGCGGTGACCGAGGACGGTTTCGAGAGCCAGATCGGCACCAACCACCTCGGCCATTTCGCCCTGACCAATCTGCTGCTGCCCAAGATCACCGACCGCGTCGTCACGGTCTCGTCCGAGCTGCACCTGCTGGGCTACATCAGCCTCAAGGACCTGAACTGGAAGTCGCGGCCGTACTCGGCCTGGCTGGCGTACGGCCAGTCGAAGCTGGCGAACCTGCTGTTCACCAAGGACCTGCAGCGCCGGCTGTCGGTGGCCGGCTCTCCCGTGCGGGCGCTGACCGCGCACCCGGGCTACTCGGCCACCAACCTGCAGGGCCACACCGGCAACGAGTTCGGCGACAAGTTCTGGCTCGCCGCCAACAAGATCGCCACCCCCGCCGCCTTCGGCGCCCGCCAGACGCTGTTCGCGGCGTCGCAGGACCTGCCGGGCAACACGTTCGTCGGCCCGAAATTCGGCTTCCGCGGGCCGACCGGCCCCACCCAGCTGATCAAGCCGGCAGCCCGCTCGGCGCGCACCGCGACCGCACTGTGGGACCTGTCTGCCCAGCTCACTACCACTGAATTTCCGCTGTAA